The Thermothielavioides terrestris NRRL 8126 chromosome 2, complete sequence genome includes a region encoding these proteins:
- a CDS encoding glycosyltransferase family 39 protein (CAZy_ID 269817) gives MARSAGSKPAVARASPPPPRSHPGHRPESRAAKHKDDYSSEGVEDNDVFLLPGSDFQLMLGITVLAAAVRLFRIYQPTSVVFDEVHFGGFASKYIKGRFFMDVHPPLAKLMITLFGWLAGFDGNFDFKEIGKDYLEPGVPYVAMRMFPAICGILLAPTMFLTLKAAGCRTFTAAMGAGLIIFENGLLTQARLILLDSPLMIATAFTALSFISFSNQQELGPSRAFGLSWWFWLVMTGLGLGVTLSIKWVGLFTIAWVGAITLVHLWVLLGDYKHVTIRIFAKHFMARVFCLIFIPLTFYMAMFGIHFLCLVNPGDGDGFMSSEFQSTLNSKGMQDVPADVLLGSRVTIRHVNTQGGYLHSHPLMYPTGSKQQQVTLYPHKDDNNLWLFENQTQPLDSNGQPINGTNAWYNIPETPYIQNGAIIRLYHLTTHRRLHSHDVRPPITEADWQNEVSAYGYEGFDGDANDFFRVEIVKKKSKSGVAQERLRTIDTKFRLIHVMTGCVLFSHKVRLPDWASEQQEVTCARGGTLPNSLWYVEYNDHPKLGPDSEKVNYANPGFFGKFWELQKVMWKTNAGLVESHAWDSRPPSWPILRRGINFWGKDHRQIYLIGNPVVWWSATAAVVVYVLFKGIAVLRWQRSCDDYSIPVFKRFDYEIGTSVLGWALHYFPFFLMQRQLFLHHYFPALYFAIIAFCQLYDFVFARIPGVGLRENPIIGKACAVGFLVLSVVVFTLLSPLAYGNPWTKAECNRVKLFSSWDWDCNTFLDSYEGYKTLPSTPAAVQTPQQSVQAQQAPPPVAGGQAGQIPIADAQKAAQAQEGKPNVSGAPLPPNQRLLRTEQHVEYRDQHGNLLNEEQVKALEGKVEFKTRYETRTRLIDAQGNEILLPPGGGQPPQEQQNQAAAAGVAPPHPDVEGVDRETPKRVVPDEQIPEPKQSVEGEKEREEKSAKPASEKNEASAKADEL, from the exons ATGGCTCGATCCGCGGGCTCTAAGCCGGCGGTAGCGCGGGCctctcccccgccgccgcgttcCCATCCGGGCCATAGACCGGAGTCGAGAGCGGCGAAGCACAAGGATGACTACTCGtccgagggcgtcgaggacaATGATGTCTTTCTGCTGCCGGGCTCGGATTTCCAGCTCATGCTCGGGATAACCGTGCTGGCTGCCGCGGTGCGCCTGTTCCGCATCTACCAGCCCACCAGCGTTGTCTTCGACGAGGTCCA CTTTGGCGGCTTCGCTTCCAAGTATATCAAGGGCCGCTTCTTCATGGATGTGCACCCTCCGCTCGCGAAGCTGATGATCACCCTCTTCGGCTGGCTCGCAGGCTTTGACGGCAACTTCGACTTCAAGGAGATCGGCAAGGACTACCTCGAGCCCGGCGTGCCCTATGTGGCCATGCGCATGTTCCCAGCCATCTGCGGCATCCTCCTCGCCCCGACCATGTTTCTGACCCTCAAGGCTGCCGGTTGCCGTACATTCACCGCCGCTATGGGTGCTGGCCTCATCATCTTTG AGAACGGACTGCTCACTCAGGCACGCCTGATCCTGCTCGACTCTCCCCTGATGATCGCGACCGCTTTCACCGCTCTCTCCTTCATTTCGTTCAGCAACCAGCAGGAGCTCGGCCCCTCTCGCGCCTTCGGGCTTAGCTGGTGGTTCTGGCTCGTCATGACGGGCCTTGGTCTGGGCGTAACCCTCAGCATCAAGTGGGTTGGCCTCTTCACCATCGCCTGGGTTGGCGCCATTACTCTGGTCCACCTGTGGGTTCTGCTCGGGGACTACAAGCATGTTACAATC CGCATTTTCGCGAAGCACTTCATGGCTCGGGTCTTCTGCCTGATCTTCATTCCCCTAACCTTCTACATGGCCATGTTCGGAATCCACTTTCTCTGCCTCGTCAACcctggcgacggcgacggcttcATGAGTTCCGAGTTCCAGTCGACTCTCAACTCGAAGGGCATGCAGGACGTCCCCGCCGACGTCCTGTTGGGCAGCCGAGTCACCATCAGACACGTGAACACCCAGGGCGGCTATCTGCACTCGCACCCCCTGATGTATCCGACGGGctccaagcagcagcaggttACTCTCTACCCCCACAAGGACGACAACAACCTGTGGCTCTTCGAGAACCAGACCCAGCCTCTTGACAGCAATGGCCAGCCGATCAACGGCACCAACGCGTGGTACAACATTCCCGAGACTCCGTACATCCAGAACGGTGCCATCATCCGCCTCTACCACCTTACCACCCACCGCCGTCTCCACTCGCATGATGTGCGTCCGCCCATCACGGAAGCCGACTGGCAGAACGAAGTCTCGGCCTACGGCTACGAGGGCTTTGACGGAGATGCCAACGACTTCTTCCGCGTCGAGATTGTCAAGAAGAAGTCCAAGTCGGGCGTAGCCCAGGAGCGTCTGCGGACCATCGACACAAAGTTCCGTCTTATCCACGTCATGACGGGCTGCGTGCTGTTCTCCCACAAAGTCAGACTGCCGGACTGGGCTtcggagcagcaggaggtGACGTGCGCACGCGGCGGCACTCTTCCCAACAGCCTGTGGTATGTCGAGTACAACGACCACCCCAAGCTCGGTCCGGACTCGGAGAAGGTCAACTACGCCAACCCCGGCTTCTTCGGTAAGTTTTGGGAGCTCCAGAAGGTCATGTGGAAGACAAATGCTGGTCTCGTCGAGTCCCACGCTTGGGATTCTCGCCCGCCTTCGTGGCCGatcctccgccgcggcatCAACTTCTGGGGCAAGGACCACCGCCAGATCTACCTGATTGGCAACCCGGTCGTCTGGTGGagcgccaccgccgcagTCGTCGTCTACGTCCTGTTCAAGGGTATTGCCGTCCTCCGGTGGCAGCGCAGCTGCGACGACTACTCGATCCCCGTCTTCAAGCGGTTCGACTACGAGATCGGCACCTCCGTGCTCGGCTGGGCTCTCCACTActtccccttcttcctcATGCAGCGCCAGCTATTCCTCCACCACTACTTCCCGGCTCTTTACTTCGCCATCATCGCGTTCTGCCAGCTCTACGACTTTGTCTTCGCTCGCATCCCCGGCGTCGGCTTGAGGGAGAATCCCATCATCGGCAAGGCCTGCGCCGTTGGCTTCCTGGTCCTGTCGGTCGTTGTTTTCACTCTGCTGTCGCCTCTTGCGTATGGGAATCCCTGGACTAAGGCCGAGTGCAACCGCGTCAAGCTCTTTAGCTCCTGGGACTGGGATTGCAATACCTTCTTGGACAGC TACGAGGGATACAAGACTCTGCCCTCAACTCCGGCCGCCGTGCAGACCCCTCAACAATCCGTTCAAGCCCAAcaggcgccgcctcccgtaGCGGGCGGACAGGCTGGCCAGATTCCCATCGCCGATGCTCAgaaggcggcgcaggcgcaagAAGGGAAGCCGAATGTCTCGGgtgcgccgctgccgcctaACCAGCGGCTCCTCCGCACCGAGCAGCATGTCGAGTACCGCGATCAGCACGGCAACCTCCTCAATGAGGAGCAGGTCAAGGCTCTCGAGGGCAAGGTCGAGTTCAAAACGCGCTACGAGACGCGCACCCGCCTGATTGATGCCCAGGGCAACGAGATCCTGTTGccgcctggcggcggccagcctccgcaggagcagcagaaccaggctgcggcggcgggcgttGCACCGCCGCACCCGGACGTTGAGG GTGTCGATCGGGAAACGCCCAAGCGGGTCGTGCCAGACGAGCAGATCCCCGAGCCCAAGCAGAGTGTCGAGGGCGAGAAGGAGCGCGAGGAGAAGtcggcgaagccggcgagcgAGAAGAACGAGGCTAGCGCCAAGGCGGATGAGCTATGA